Proteins from one Chloroflexota bacterium genomic window:
- a CDS encoding PadR family transcriptional regulator: MTTSSSAPLTPAVFHILFALSTAERHGYGIMKQVEADSRGSVSMGPGTLYGSLKRMLDAGLVRESTERVDLELNDQRRIYYQITSLGTEALTAELSRYRNLVSLAQERRLFPQPFSYGA; the protein is encoded by the coding sequence ATGACGACCTCCAGCTCTGCCCCGCTGACCCCCGCCGTGTTCCACATCCTGTTCGCCCTCTCCACGGCAGAACGGCACGGCTACGGCATCATGAAGCAGGTCGAGGCGGACTCACGCGGTTCCGTCTCGATGGGTCCGGGCACGCTATACGGCTCGCTCAAGCGAATGCTGGACGCTGGCCTCGTGAGGGAGTCCACGGAGCGCGTGGACCTCGAGTTGAACGACCAGCGTCGCATCTACTATCAGATCACGAGTCTCGGTACTGAGGCCCTGACCGCGGAGCTTTCACGGTACCGAAACCTCGTGTCGCTTGCACAGGAGCGGAGGCTGTTTCCGCAGCCGTTCAGCTATGGCGCGTGA
- a CDS encoding Ldh family oxidoreductase, which produces MADYSRFDATEIKQWTSAVFQKLGTSADDARMTTDALIHADLMGIDSHGLNRVTVASYAGGLKSGAIDGRAQPEIVHEAASTAVIDGQNGLGPVASTVAMDLAIAKAKETGAGFVSIRGSNHYGASSHYSQMALPHNMIGFSMTVGGLGVVATGGRGRRVGINPMSVAAPAGAAMPFILDIATSVVAAGKLELARMKEQQIPTGWIVDAKGNDTNDPNDWWKGGAILPLGGGPSTGGYKGYGLSVMIDVLAGVLSGAGHIGELRDGRSGGTCHFQGALAIEHFGSVENFKAIMDRLVAYLKATEPAEGSLGVLVHGEREVTIEQQRTKDGIPYHKEVVGRLTELASEVGVPLPTPVAVE; this is translated from the coding sequence ATGGCTGACTACTCGCGGTTCGACGCGACCGAGATCAAGCAGTGGACGAGCGCTGTCTTCCAGAAGCTGGGCACCTCGGCCGACGATGCCAGGATGACGACCGACGCGCTGATCCACGCCGACCTGATGGGCATCGACTCGCATGGACTGAACCGGGTGACGGTCGCCAGCTACGCCGGCGGCCTCAAGAGCGGCGCTATCGACGGTAGGGCCCAGCCCGAGATCGTGCACGAGGCGGCCTCGACGGCCGTCATCGACGGGCAGAACGGCCTCGGCCCGGTCGCCAGCACCGTCGCGATGGATCTGGCGATTGCCAAGGCGAAGGAGACGGGCGCAGGCTTCGTCTCGATTCGCGGCAGCAACCACTACGGCGCATCATCGCACTACAGCCAGATGGCGCTGCCGCACAACATGATCGGCTTCTCGATGACGGTCGGCGGCCTCGGCGTCGTGGCGACGGGCGGGCGCGGCCGGCGGGTCGGCATCAATCCGATGAGCGTCGCTGCCCCGGCTGGCGCCGCGATGCCGTTCATTCTCGATATCGCCACCAGCGTCGTGGCGGCCGGCAAGCTCGAGCTGGCGAGGATGAAGGAGCAGCAGATCCCCACCGGCTGGATCGTCGACGCCAAGGGCAACGACACCAACGATCCGAATGACTGGTGGAAGGGCGGCGCGATTCTGCCGCTGGGGGGCGGGCCGTCGACCGGCGGCTACAAGGGGTACGGCCTCTCGGTAATGATCGACGTGCTGGCCGGCGTGCTCTCGGGCGCGGGCCACATCGGCGAGCTGCGTGACGGTCGCTCGGGCGGCACCTGCCACTTCCAGGGCGCGCTGGCCATCGAGCACTTCGGCTCGGTGGAGAACTTCAAGGCGATCATGGATCGACTGGTCGCCTACCTCAAGGCCACCGAGCCGGCCGAAGGGTCGCTGGGCGTGCTGGTACACGGCGAGCGCGAGGTCACCATCGAGCAGCAGCGCACGAAGGACGGCATTCCGTACCACAAGGAAGTCGTGGGCCGTCTGACGGAGCTGGCCTCCGAGGTAGGCGTGCCGCTCCCGACGCCGGTGGCCGTCGAGTAG
- a CDS encoding amidase: MDAADLCYTSALDLGRMIRAREVSPVEIASTVLERLDRLNPTLNAFLTPTPEIAMDCARASEERARKGELLGPLDGIPVSIKDLEPMAGVRCTFGSKWTENNIAAEDGVATSRIRAAGGVMLGKTNTPHFGYKDMCDNFLGEPCKNPWKLDRTSGASSGGAGSAVAAGIGPVAHGSDGAGSVRIPAALCGIVGLKPSFGRVPYSPIADYWGGRSHVGPMTRTVRDAAMLLGVMAGPSDRDPLSIDGPVPDFLSLVEGDPSAGTRQALKGLRVVWSPDLGYAPVDREVRQIAEAAAKRFADFGCTVEERNPVWDDPYEFHRVLYHVGVGTRIAERAQEHPEWIEATMRVMLEDGARYSAFDYQRAIMQRTLFYNQARAWFENVDLLLTPQMPVGAWSHQPGPNEGPATIGGVKPRSMFDRLHFTYPFNLTNQPAATVPCGFTSEGLPVGLQIVGRWHADATVLRAAACFEAAQPWAQHRPALD, encoded by the coding sequence GTGGATGCCGCTGACCTCTGCTACACCTCAGCGCTCGACCTCGGGCGCATGATCCGCGCTCGCGAGGTCTCGCCGGTCGAGATCGCCTCGACGGTGCTCGAACGACTCGACCGTCTCAATCCGACCCTCAACGCGTTCTTGACGCCGACGCCAGAGATCGCCATGGACTGCGCCCGAGCCTCGGAGGAGCGAGCGCGCAAGGGCGAGCTGCTCGGGCCGCTCGACGGCATTCCTGTCTCGATCAAAGACCTGGAGCCGATGGCCGGCGTGCGCTGCACCTTCGGCTCGAAGTGGACGGAGAACAACATCGCCGCCGAGGACGGCGTCGCGACCTCGCGGATCAGGGCAGCCGGCGGCGTGATGCTCGGCAAGACCAACACGCCGCACTTCGGCTACAAGGACATGTGCGACAACTTCCTGGGGGAGCCGTGCAAGAACCCCTGGAAGCTGGATCGCACGTCCGGGGCGTCGTCCGGCGGCGCGGGATCGGCCGTGGCGGCTGGCATCGGGCCGGTTGCGCACGGCTCCGACGGCGCTGGCTCGGTGCGGATTCCGGCCGCGCTCTGCGGCATCGTCGGCCTCAAGCCGTCGTTTGGCCGCGTGCCCTACAGCCCGATTGCCGACTACTGGGGCGGTCGCAGCCACGTCGGGCCGATGACCCGCACGGTGCGCGACGCGGCGATGCTGCTCGGCGTCATGGCCGGCCCGAGCGACCGCGATCCGCTCTCGATTGACGGCCCGGTGCCGGACTTCCTCTCGCTGGTCGAGGGCGACCCTTCGGCAGGCACGCGGCAGGCGCTGAAGGGCCTGCGCGTGGTCTGGAGTCCCGATCTCGGCTACGCACCGGTCGACCGGGAGGTACGGCAGATCGCCGAGGCCGCCGCGAAGCGGTTCGCCGACTTCGGCTGCACGGTCGAGGAGCGCAATCCGGTCTGGGACGACCCCTACGAGTTCCACCGCGTCCTCTACCACGTCGGCGTCGGCACGCGCATCGCCGAGCGCGCCCAGGAGCACCCGGAGTGGATCGAGGCCACGATGCGGGTGATGCTCGAGGATGGCGCGCGCTACTCGGCGTTCGACTACCAGCGGGCGATCATGCAGCGGACGCTGTTCTACAATCAGGCCCGCGCCTGGTTTGAGAACGTCGATCTGCTCCTGACGCCGCAGATGCCGGTGGGCGCGTGGTCGCACCAGCCGGGGCCGAACGAGGGGCCGGCCACCATTGGCGGCGTCAAGCCGCGCTCGATGTTCGACCGGCTGCACTTCACCTACCCGTTCAACCTGACGAACCAGCCGGCCGCCACGGTTCCGTGCGGCTTCACGTCGGAGGGGCTGCCGGTGGGACTCCAGATCGTCGGGCGCTGGCACGCCGACGCCACCGTGCTCCGCGCAGCGGCCTGCTTCGAGGCGGCCCAGCCGTGGGCGCAGCACCGGCCAGCCCTGGACTGA
- the maf gene encoding septum formation protein Maf, whose protein sequence is MAEPAARDRIPLVLASASPRRRQLVALLKRPYQVAVADIDESPADGEEPALLAQRLAVQKAQAVAAHLSSVAEAGPDVAEAGPAREDRAVVLAADTIVVLDDTILNKPADQQDALLMLTGLRGRDHRVLTGVALTVAGQVAWSSVVETTVWMRRYELPELARYIATGSPLDKAGGYGIQDVRFRPVERIDGCYSNVVGLPLCEVDLALRHIDAQVVNGGSVTAIERGVVQGSCGPLCEAARRRSARRRRSR, encoded by the coding sequence ATGGCAGAACCTGCTGCTCGCGACAGAATCCCACTTGTGCTGGCCTCGGCGTCGCCGCGCCGTCGCCAGTTAGTCGCCCTGCTCAAGCGCCCGTACCAGGTCGCCGTCGCCGACATCGACGAGTCGCCCGCGGACGGTGAGGAGCCGGCGCTGCTCGCCCAGCGACTGGCCGTGCAGAAGGCCCAGGCCGTCGCGGCGCACCTGTCGAGCGTGGCAGAGGCTGGCCCCGATGTGGCAGAGGCTGGCCCCGCGCGCGAAGACCGCGCTGTCGTGCTGGCGGCCGACACGATTGTCGTGCTGGACGACACCATCCTCAACAAGCCGGCTGACCAGCAGGACGCCCTGCTGATGCTGACCGGGTTGCGCGGGCGGGATCATCGGGTGCTGACCGGGGTTGCGCTGACCGTCGCGGGGCAGGTGGCATGGTCGAGCGTGGTCGAGACGACGGTGTGGATGCGGCGATACGAACTTCCTGAACTGGCCCGCTACATCGCGACGGGCTCGCCGCTCGACAAGGCCGGCGGGTACGGCATCCAGGACGTGCGATTTCGGCCCGTCGAGCGCATCGACGGCTGCTATTCGAACGTCGTCGGGCTGCCGCTCTGCGAGGTCGATCTGGCGCTGCGCCACATTGACGCGCAGGTTGTGAACGGCGGGAGCGTCACGGCGATTGAACGCGGCGTGGTGCAAGGGTCGTGTGGGCCGCTCTGCGAGGCGGCTCGGCGGCGCAGCGCTCGCCGTCGCCGCTCCCGCTAG
- a CDS encoding transglutaminase family protein yields the protein MDPMDAFAELMGQDDDEIEIDRAALLFSAAEYPGLDVEAWLDMLDAFAERLGPRLFGPKQPLDIARIVAEFLHVELGFHGNAESYYDPRNSYLNDVIERRQGIPISLSTIYLALGRRLGVPFEGVGMPGHFLVRLRHHRSPVLLDPFQDGVVMDDAACEARLRGLYGPNVRLLPSMLTAVTPRQMVFRSLNNLKSIYFGQADWARAVRTVDLMLLTQPGALGEYRDRANAHLRLGDLRRARADFEHYLLNAVDMADAGSVREQLELIDRLESRRN from the coding sequence GTGGACCCGATGGATGCCTTTGCCGAGCTGATGGGCCAGGACGATGACGAGATCGAGATCGACCGAGCAGCGCTGCTGTTCTCGGCCGCTGAATACCCCGGCCTCGACGTCGAAGCGTGGCTCGACATGCTTGACGCCTTCGCCGAACGGCTCGGTCCACGGCTGTTCGGCCCCAAGCAACCGCTCGATATCGCCCGCATCGTCGCCGAGTTCCTCCACGTCGAGCTTGGCTTCCACGGCAACGCCGAGAGCTACTACGACCCGCGCAACAGCTATCTGAACGACGTGATCGAGCGCCGTCAGGGCATCCCGATCAGCCTCTCGACCATCTACCTCGCGCTCGGGCGGCGGCTGGGCGTGCCGTTCGAGGGTGTAGGCATGCCCGGCCACTTTCTGGTGCGGCTGCGCCACCATCGCTCACCCGTGCTGCTCGATCCGTTCCAGGATGGCGTGGTGATGGACGACGCCGCCTGCGAGGCACGTCTGCGTGGCCTCTACGGCCCGAATGTCCGGCTGCTTCCGTCGATGCTCACCGCCGTGACGCCGCGTCAGATGGTGTTTCGTTCGCTCAACAACCTCAAGAGCATCTACTTCGGGCAGGCGGACTGGGCGCGGGCCGTCCGGACCGTCGATCTGATGCTGCTGACGCAGCCGGGCGCGCTCGGCGAGTACCGCGACCGAGCCAACGCCCACCTGCGCCTCGGCGATCTGCGCCGCGCCCGCGCCGACTTCGAGCACTATCTGCTCAACGCGGTGGACATGGCCGACGCCGGCAGCGTCCGCGAGCAGCTTGAGTTGATCGACCGGCTGGAGTCGCGCCGCAACTGA
- a CDS encoding phosphonopyruvate decarboxylase — MAEMTRTDALVAVDAAFPTDPIVVNVGAAIREMVAAVGYKKNHLHILDSMGLPPAIGLGLAMGLADSRFGKVVTIEGDGGLLMGFSALTTIGMLKPEKMILVILDNGTYGSTGHQPTAAHTTDFAGVARACGMLAHDVDTVGGLEAALEEAKGVNGPVLIRARINLQGQKTDYFLHDPVVLADTFQKFLSGAASA, encoded by the coding sequence ATGGCCGAGATGACCCGCACCGATGCCTTGGTTGCCGTGGACGCGGCCTTCCCAACCGACCCGATTGTCGTCAACGTCGGCGCGGCGATCCGCGAGATGGTGGCGGCCGTGGGCTACAAGAAGAACCATCTGCACATTCTCGACTCGATGGGGCTGCCGCCGGCCATCGGGCTGGGGCTCGCGATGGGCCTCGCGGACTCCCGATTCGGCAAGGTCGTCACCATCGAGGGCGATGGCGGCCTGCTGATGGGCTTTTCGGCGCTCACGACCATCGGCATGCTCAAGCCCGAGAAGATGATCCTGGTCATCCTCGACAACGGCACCTACGGCTCGACCGGCCACCAGCCGACTGCCGCCCACACCACGGACTTCGCGGGCGTGGCCCGGGCCTGCGGCATGCTGGCGCACGACGTGGACACGGTCGGCGGGCTCGAGGCGGCGCTCGAAGAGGCGAAGGGCGTCAACGGCCCGGTGCTGATCCGGGCGCGCATCAACCTCCAGGGCCAGAAGACCGACTACTTCTTGCACGATCCCGTCGTTCTGGCGGACACGTTCCAGAAGTTCCTGAGCGGTGCAGCGTCGGCCTGA
- a CDS encoding thiamine pyrophosphate-binding protein, whose product MPEPDERSKAIIDGLETIDPEYVLHLPSSTLVSIINHMLARPNTTAFPIPREEEGVGILAGLELAGKKAVAIIQDNGVGNFLTALATFPMAYHIPQFYIVSRRGGINEYNSMIHMICEKVPGVLDAANVRYFDLDSRTPVDKWADTIVKAYDFSRITHRPVMVLVNLMGG is encoded by the coding sequence ATGCCCGAGCCCGACGAGCGCAGTAAAGCGATTATCGACGGCCTTGAGACCATCGACCCTGAGTACGTGCTGCACCTTCCGAGCAGCACGCTGGTGTCGATCATCAACCACATGCTGGCGCGGCCGAACACGACGGCGTTCCCGATCCCGCGCGAGGAAGAGGGCGTCGGGATTCTGGCCGGGCTGGAGCTTGCAGGCAAGAAGGCCGTCGCGATCATCCAGGACAACGGCGTTGGCAACTTCCTGACCGCGCTGGCCACGTTCCCGATGGCCTACCACATCCCGCAGTTCTACATCGTGTCTCGACGCGGCGGCATCAACGAGTACAACTCGATGATCCACATGATCTGCGAGAAGGTGCCGGGGGTGCTCGACGCGGCCAACGTGCGCTACTTCGACCTGGACAGTCGCACGCCGGTGGACAAGTGGGCAGACACCATCGTCAAGGCCTACGACTTCAGCCGCATCACCCACCGCCCGGTGATGGTGCTCGTCAACCTGATGGGGGGCTGA
- a CDS encoding response regulator, whose protein sequence is MPRPRILLVDDDRRVRQLVGLTLPADDYELSFAEDGADAIRAAMRLHPDLILLDYAMPGIHGVDVCMAIRAEASTARIPIIMLTGHGDDETRRRSAAAGANGFLTKPFSPLSLEETIRALLGVESVSSGASPSRSFGRRGLEPRRLPRIAPQMQQTASREPAERATTDSVGAAGSLLGNGVLRDTFLSTIEALATALELRGAQVEGHAQRVSVYTVAAGRRMGVDEEELEQIRWGSILHDVGMICVPDSILLKAGQLLPEEWALVRKHPEHGARLLGHIPGLATALAIVRFHHERFDGAGYPLGLRGTAIPLGARIFAVADALDAITTDRPYRPTRSWEEARVEILEGRGTHFDPSVVDVFLEIFDDLHGLTSVELPFKV, encoded by the coding sequence ATGCCGAGGCCACGCATCCTCCTCGTCGACGATGACCGACGGGTTCGCCAGCTCGTTGGCCTGACACTGCCAGCCGACGACTATGAGCTGTCGTTTGCCGAGGATGGCGCGGACGCCATTCGGGCGGCGATGCGGCTGCACCCGGACCTGATCCTCCTGGACTACGCGATGCCCGGCATCCACGGCGTGGACGTCTGCATGGCGATCCGCGCCGAGGCGTCCACCGCGCGCATTCCGATCATCATGCTGACCGGGCACGGCGACGACGAAACGCGCCGCCGGTCGGCGGCAGCCGGCGCCAACGGCTTCCTGACCAAGCCGTTCAGCCCCCTCAGCCTCGAAGAGACCATTCGTGCGCTCCTGGGCGTCGAGAGCGTGTCGAGCGGCGCATCTCCGTCGCGGTCATTCGGGAGGCGGGGACTGGAGCCGCGCCGTCTCCCCCGCATCGCCCCCCAGATGCAGCAGACCGCGTCGCGCGAGCCGGCCGAGCGGGCCACGACCGACTCGGTGGGGGCGGCCGGCAGCCTGCTCGGCAACGGCGTCCTCCGCGACACGTTCCTCTCGACCATCGAAGCGTTGGCAACCGCGTTGGAGCTGCGTGGCGCGCAGGTCGAGGGCCACGCGCAGCGGGTCAGCGTCTACACGGTGGCAGCCGGCCGGCGCATGGGCGTCGACGAGGAAGAGCTGGAACAGATCCGCTGGGGCTCGATCCTCCACGATGTGGGCATGATCTGCGTGCCCGACTCGATCCTGCTCAAGGCCGGACAACTGCTCCCCGAAGAGTGGGCGCTCGTCCGCAAGCATCCTGAGCATGGCGCGCGGCTGCTGGGTCACATTCCTGGCCTCGCGACGGCGCTCGCCATCGTCCGCTTCCACCACGAGCGCTTCGACGGCGCCGGGTATCCGCTCGGCCTGCGCGGCACGGCCATCCCGCTCGGCGCGCGGATCTTCGCCGTCGCGGACGCGTTGGACGCCATCACCACGGACCGTCCCTACCGCCCGACCCGGTCCTGGGAGGAGGCGCGCGTCGAGATCCTCGAAGGACGTGGCACGCACTTCGACCCGAGCGTGGTGGACGTGTTCCTGGAGATCTTTGACGACCTCCACGGTCTGACGAGCGTCGAGCTGCCGTTCAAGGTGTAG
- a CDS encoding MFS transporter — MHWPTVALAFTAMFMLMGSRTAFAVLYPAMVTAEGWSVAEISSAYSSGLLLYAILAIGFGVGVDRLGCRTMMVAGSLLMGIGLLVAASASQLWQLYVAYLMIAGLGAGGIGFITLIKTLSLRTGPRFATAFGIAFMGQGLGSLLVSPAVQLLVDAQGWRLATVLCGLAVLLVLLPMGALLAPGRHESQGRGSSGQTGGNDAPGVLSLVCLIFVIANFTLGFQMLVPTHQVAYMLDLRHAATVAATAAGAWGLMMSVGSLAGGWLVDKLGLTQMLIYSLIVFALGTIGLALSTPEAAWLLGAYVLASGVGRGLFGVTLGAAQTRTFAGPRLGRMTGILDIGFGSGAFLGPWGVAVLHDQVGTFAPGFLATIPASIVCAACTIAAMRLRSAAGARGT; from the coding sequence ATGCACTGGCCAACCGTGGCCCTGGCCTTCACGGCGATGTTCATGCTGATGGGGTCGCGGACGGCGTTTGCTGTGTTGTACCCGGCGATGGTGACGGCCGAGGGCTGGTCGGTGGCCGAGATCAGCAGCGCCTACTCGTCGGGCTTGCTGCTCTACGCGATCCTCGCCATCGGGTTCGGCGTCGGGGTGGACCGGCTGGGCTGCCGCACCATGATGGTGGCCGGCTCGCTCCTGATGGGTATCGGGCTGCTCGTGGCGGCGTCCGCGAGCCAGCTCTGGCAGCTCTACGTGGCCTACCTGATGATCGCCGGGCTCGGGGCCGGCGGCATCGGGTTCATCACGCTGATCAAGACGCTGTCGCTGCGGACCGGACCGCGCTTCGCGACGGCGTTCGGCATCGCCTTCATGGGGCAGGGACTGGGATCGCTGCTGGTCAGCCCGGCCGTGCAGCTGCTGGTGGACGCGCAAGGCTGGCGGCTCGCCACGGTGCTCTGCGGACTCGCCGTCCTGCTCGTGTTGCTCCCGATGGGCGCGCTGCTGGCGCCTGGACGCCACGAGTCCCAGGGGCGCGGCAGTTCGGGCCAGACCGGTGGGAACGACGCGCCGGGCGTCTTGAGCCTGGTCTGCCTGATCTTCGTGATCGCGAATTTCACGCTCGGCTTTCAGATGCTGGTCCCGACGCATCAGGTTGCCTACATGCTCGATCTCCGCCACGCCGCCACCGTGGCCGCCACCGCCGCCGGGGCGTGGGGCCTGATGATGTCGGTCGGATCGTTGGCGGGCGGCTGGCTGGTGGACAAGCTGGGGCTGACCCAGATGCTGATCTACTCGCTGATCGTGTTCGCGCTCGGGACCATTGGCCTCGCGCTGAGTACGCCAGAGGCGGCGTGGCTCCTGGGGGCGTATGTGCTGGCGAGCGGGGTCGGCCGGGGACTGTTCGGGGTGACGCTCGGGGCGGCCCAGACCAGGACGTTTGCCGGTCCGCGCCTGGGCCGCATGACCGGCATCCTGGACATCGGGTTCGGCAGTGGCGCATTCCTCGGACCGTGGGGCGTCGCCGTCTTGCACGATCAAGTCGGGACGTTCGCGCCGGGCTTCCTGGCGACGATCCCTGCGTCCATAGTCTGCGCCGCCTGCACGATTGCGGCGATGCGTCTGCGCTCGGCTGCTGGGGCACGCGGTACGTGA
- a CDS encoding response regulator transcription factor, which yields MSGERILVVDDEAIVTEVVQRYLLREGFQVDAAADGRTALRLARQSAPDLVVLDLMLPEIDGLEVCRQLRAETSVPIIMLTAKGEESDKILGLGIGADDYLTKPFSPGELIARVKAVLRRSQAVALTLPGDALRLGGLRINPGGRVVERDGQVVHLTAKEFDLLYFLAKSPGQVFSREQLLDNVWDFEWYGDPSTVTVHIRRLREKIEPNPVRPRYVKTVWGVGYKVEPQP from the coding sequence ATGAGCGGCGAGCGAATCCTCGTGGTCGATGACGAGGCAATCGTCACCGAGGTCGTGCAGCGGTACCTGCTCCGTGAGGGGTTCCAGGTGGACGCTGCCGCCGACGGACGGACGGCGCTGCGGCTGGCCCGCCAGTCGGCGCCCGATCTCGTGGTGCTGGATCTGATGCTGCCGGAGATCGACGGGCTGGAGGTCTGCCGCCAGTTGCGGGCCGAAACCAGCGTCCCGATCATCATGCTGACGGCCAAGGGCGAGGAGAGCGACAAGATCCTGGGCCTGGGCATCGGCGCGGACGACTACCTGACCAAGCCGTTCAGCCCCGGCGAGCTGATCGCGCGGGTCAAGGCCGTGTTGCGCCGCAGCCAGGCCGTCGCCCTCACGCTGCCCGGCGACGCCCTGCGGCTCGGCGGTCTGCGGATCAACCCGGGCGGCAGGGTCGTCGAGCGGGACGGCCAGGTCGTCCATCTCACCGCCAAGGAGTTCGACCTGCTCTACTTCCTGGCGAAAAGCCCGGGGCAGGTCTTCAGCCGCGAGCAGCTGCTGGACAACGTCTGGGACTTCGAGTGGTACGGCGACCCGAGCACCGTCACGGTCCACATCCGCCGCCTGCGTGAGAAGATCGAGCCGAACCCGGTGCGCCCGCGCTACGTGAAGACCGTCTGGGGCGTCGGCTACAAGGTCGAGCCGCAGCCGTGA
- a CDS encoding HAMP domain-containing histidine kinase, translating to MSGRVGGLLAAYRTPLLALASGIVGAALLSKGVMGMPGSDLRDLMICLAASGTGSLLIGVAAMTLAPRVGLGGLRARLLLAQLLVLGIAFVNIVVTAVLMFISPHDLGLLGLLLAFAAVVAVAFASWTAEDVRRAVGRIGVAARQVAGGSAGIRVQPSGPDELIALGHDFNRMAEQLESADRRRREMEDARRHLFAAISHDLRTPLASIRVMVEALNDGVVTDAETTQRYLHTVLGEVQRLNGLIDDLFELSRLDAGVLTLNIEPGSLHDLISDTLESLQPQAHEKQVRLQGHVDGHLPPVLMDHARVQRILVNLVQNAIRHTPSDGSILLEAAEEADAVRVDVVDTGEGIAPTDLPHIFERFYRGEKSRVRGQGGAGLGLAIVHGLVEAHGGRVWAESAPGQGARFSFVLPKASA from the coding sequence GTGAGCGGGCGCGTCGGCGGCCTGCTGGCGGCCTATCGCACGCCGCTGCTGGCGTTGGCGAGTGGCATCGTCGGGGCGGCCCTCCTGAGCAAAGGCGTGATGGGGATGCCCGGCTCGGACCTGCGCGACCTGATGATCTGCCTTGCGGCGTCCGGGACCGGTTCGCTGTTGATCGGCGTGGCCGCCATGACGCTCGCGCCACGGGTTGGCCTGGGCGGCCTGCGTGCCCGCCTGCTGCTGGCGCAGTTGCTGGTACTCGGCATCGCGTTTGTCAACATCGTGGTGACTGCCGTGCTGATGTTCATCTCGCCGCACGATCTCGGCTTGCTGGGCCTGCTGCTGGCGTTCGCAGCGGTGGTTGCCGTCGCATTCGCAAGCTGGACAGCCGAGGATGTGCGCCGCGCAGTCGGGCGGATCGGGGTCGCTGCACGTCAGGTGGCCGGCGGATCGGCGGGCATTCGCGTGCAGCCGTCCGGACCCGACGAACTGATCGCCCTCGGACATGACTTCAACCGGATGGCCGAGCAGCTCGAATCCGCGGATCGCCGCCGTCGTGAGATGGAGGATGCCCGCCGCCACCTGTTCGCCGCGATCTCGCACGATCTGCGCACGCCGCTGGCCTCGATCAGGGTCATGGTGGAGGCCCTCAACGATGGCGTGGTCACGGATGCCGAAACGACTCAACGCTACCTGCACACCGTGCTGGGCGAGGTGCAGCGGCTGAACGGCCTGATCGACGACCTCTTCGAGCTGTCGCGGCTCGACGCCGGCGTGCTGACGCTCAACATCGAGCCGGGCTCTCTGCACGATCTGATCTCCGACACCCTCGAATCGCTCCAGCCGCAGGCCCACGAGAAGCAGGTGCGGCTGCAGGGCCACGTCGACGGACACTTGCCGCCGGTCCTGATGGATCACGCCCGCGTGCAGCGCATCCTGGTGAATCTCGTGCAGAACGCCATCCGCCACACCCCGTCCGATGGCTCGATCCTCCTCGAAGCGGCCGAGGAGGCGGACGCCGTGCGGGTGGATGTCGTCGATACCGGCGAGGGGATCGCTCCGACGGATCTCCCGCACATCTTCGAGCGGTTCTATCGCGGCGAGAAGTCGCGGGTGCGCGGGCAGGGCGGGGCCGGGCTTGGCCTGGCCATCGTCCACGGACTGGTGGAGGCGCACGGCGGACGCGTCTGGGCGGAGAGCGCGCCCGGCCAGGGGGCCAGGTTCAGTTTCGTGCTGCCGAAGGCATCGGCATGA